The DNA window TTGGGCCGCCAGCGACTTGCGCAGCGGGTCGTGGTGGACCGACGAGGTGGCGTCCTGCACCCAGTACAATCTTTCGGGCTCGCGATTCAGCAGGGTATACCGCAATCCGGGGATCACCTCTTCCGGCGCCAGGTCCTCGTAAAACATGGAGGGCGTCTGCCCGATGCTGACTGGTTCCTCAACCGGTTTCGGCGCTTTCAGCGCGGGGCCGCCGGAACTGACGTCCAGCAGGGGCGCGCTGGCCAGCTGGTTGATCGTCGGCAAATCGGCGCCCGGAGGAGCGGCCGGCGGGTCGGCCTGTTTCCTGCCGCTGTAGAGCAGGAAGGAGCCGCCCCCGGCGGCCAGCAGCACGGCGGCAATCAGGAGCGCGACGATCCCTCGAGTCGCTGTTTTCGATGCGACGGAAACCGGCGCCGGCAACGGCTCGACGCAGGTGCCTTCGACCTGCAGCGAGATCGGCGTGTCGTCGTTCGCCCTCGGCCCCCGGCGATCCGTCACCCGCGAAGCCAGCCCGACCAGATCGCTTTTCTCGGTCCACGGCGCCAGCAGGGCGGCGACCTCGGCGGCCGACGCAGGACGCTGGCCGGGATCTTTCGCCAGGAGCCGCGCCACCAGTTCGGCAACCTCGGAAGGAATCGTCTTCGAAATCTTCCGCAAGTCCTCCGGCAGGTCAAAACAGTGGCCGCGTAACTTTTGCTGCATCGACACATAGGCGCGCGTGGCGAACGGCGGCCGCCCGGCAAGCAAGTGATAGAAGGTGCAACCCAGGCTGTACAAATCGCACGACGCCTGGACCCCCTTCCCCTCGGCCTGCTCGGGCGACATGTAATCAAACGTGCCAAGCAGGACGTTGGCGCTCGTCAGTCCGTGATCGCGCTGCGCTTCGGGAGACCAGCGCGCCAGACCCAGGTCGAGAATTTTGATTTTCCCGTCGGACGCCAGTAACAGGTTGTTCGGCTTGATATCCCGATGGATCAGGTTTTCCTTGTGAATCGCCGCCAGGCCCAGGGCGGTCTGACGCATGATTTCGCAAGCATCGGCGACCGGCAGGCGACCGATGCAGCGAGCGGTGACCCCCAGGTCAAAACCTTCGACCAACTCCATGGCGATGTAGAACTCGTTGTTCTCCACACCGGCATGGGCCGCCCGCACCACGTAAGGGCTATCGACCTTGCCGATCGCCCGCATTTCCATCAGGAAGCGTTCTTTTCCTGAGTCATCTTTATTTCGGGTATTCAGGACTTTCAGCGCGACGGGCGTTTCCAGGTAGTCATGCACGGCCCGATAAACGCGCCCCATGCCTCCCTTTCCGAGCAGCCCCAGGATTCTGTAGGAGCCAATCTGGGTCGGCAAATCTTCCAGGGCGACTGTGGGACTGCCGAGGTTCTCCGCGGCGGCGATTTCCATTTCGAAAACCCCCAGGCCGCGGGCCCGTTCCGTCTCCAGCACCTCCCAGCCGTGGCGAATAGCCGACACCACAGGCCATTCGGGCAACGTATCCAGCTTGGAAAGGCAGACTTCACAGGTATCCAGATGCCCTGCAATCGAGTCCAGATCGGGCTCGTCGACGCCGCCGTTTTTGAACGCGACCAGCACATCATCGGCGGGGCAACCGTCGATCAGGCTAGTGAGAGTATTCGATTTCATGCCCGCCCTTTTTTCAGTCAAATTCCCATCGGATCCCGTTTCCATGGTCCAGCTGATCCACTCGCTCTTCTGCCCTTCCCACTGTCGAATGACTTGCCCGGTCGCGCATCTTCCAGAAATCAGCAGGGTGTCCGGCCCCTTGGTCGCCCGTTTCCGGGCAGGCCGTTCCTCCGATAGCCTTCCGGCTGGGAAAAAAACAGGAGCAGCCCGGCGTCACGCGGGCTCAGGGCATCTCCGTCCTTCGACTCACAGGATAAAACGAACGCACCTTTCCAGATATTTTTCGCGACTTTCCCACGAGGAACGATCTACTTCTTTTTAGGGGATCTGGACCGGATCCGAAAGCGATTTTTCGAAAATTCACGGCTAACCGGCGGGACGAATGGCCGCCTGGAAAATGCCAGCCGCAGCGGCCTTGCGAGGGCGACCAACCTGTAGCGTCGCTGGGAGTTCCGCTGCCGGGACGATCCGGCCGATTGCCGCTGCCGCCAGAGTCGGCCCTCTGCCCTGCCCGGCAGGGCGCAGGAGGATTGCAAAGTCGATCTTACTTGAATCCCAACTGGTGGAGGGCGGTTTGGGGGCGCCAGGCGAAGAGGTCGGCCTGGCGACGGAGGCCCCGATCGGCGGTTTGGGCCACGAGCTGCACAAATGCCAGCGCGCAAGAGGTCAGAGTCGCCATCCGCTCGGCCAAGCCGGGGCGGCGGAGATAGTGCCGGTCTTCATCCCACCAGCGGTCTTTCACAAAGTGAAGATTGTTCTCCACCGACCAGTGACCACGCACCCAGCCCAGCAGTTGCTGAGGCGTGACGGTGTCCGCATCAAGGCTACTGACGAAGTATCTTACATCACGAAGAGTTTCCGTCCCCCGCTCAACGACCACACGCTCCACGCAGAGTAGGATGCTGCAGTCGGGGAACTGCAGTTGGTCTCGACAGTAGTCGGCGTCCTCGGTATTGCACCAGATGCGACGGGTTTCAACGCGACCCCTTTTTTATCGAACTCCTTGGCGTCCGCTTCGCCTCGATCAGCAAAGCAGGTTTCCAGCGCGTCGAGCATGTCGCCTTGGTTTTTCTTGATCTGAAACAGATAATCGCAGGTGGTTCCCGAGAGAAGTTCGGCCAGCGGACGTTGGGCGAAAATCGCATCGCCGGTAAGCAGTTCGATCATCGGAAAATCTTCTAACAGCGACGACAGTCGCAGTTTCAGTTCGCCCGGTTCGTTCGTTTTGTCTCCCGTCACCGACCACTGGGCGAGCACCACCTTGGCGCGCTGCGCGAACACGTTCAGCATGTGCACCGGCGAGCCGTCTTCATAGCCTTGGCAGGCGGTCTTTCCATCGACGGCGACGACTTTCAAATCCTCTTCGTCCACCAACGAGAGCAGCCAGACGCCAAAGGCGGCTTGAAAATCGGCGAGCGAAAACTGAGCCAACGCCCGGCTCATCGTCGTGGCGTGCGGAGGGTGCCGCCGATTGAAGCCCAGCGGCTCCTGCAGTAGTTCCCAGTGGACTGCCGCCCAAGACTGGAGCGTGGCGAACTCGCGAATGCGGCAGACGAGGCCCAGAAACGCCAGGCTTAAGATGGCGGGGAACGGATGCCTTCGCCCTCGTCGACGCCGTGGATCGGGGATGGCGGAAAAGACTTCGTGCAGCGCGCGCAGCGGGAAATCATCAGACATGGTGGTCCCTCCGTGATAACGACGACCAACCCTAGCCGTGTAATCGCCAAATCCCTTACCAGCCCTACGCCGAATCAATCCAAACGGTTCGCCCCTCCGACCTCAAGGACTTTGCAATCCTCCTGCGGCAGGGCGCCGTTTTCTTTACTTCGCGAAAAACGGCTGCTACGCTGATCGACGCGGATTGCGACCGGCGTCGACGCGATGACCGGCCTGCCGCCTTTCTTCTGCTCCCCATGAAGGATTCTTCGATGTTGACGCCTGGGAAATTAACGGCGGCGATCGCCCTGCTCGGGGCCTGCTGCAGTAACGCAATGGCCGCCGACGCGGTGCTGGGAAAAACCACCACCGGCGCTCCAGAGATCCGATCGATCCAGGTGCTGGCATTCGCCCCCGACGGCGTGCTGCTGGTCGGCGATGGAGCCGGCTCGCAGATTTTCGCCATCGCCACCGACGACACGTCCTCCCGGCCGGCCCTGGCCAAACCGATCGACGGCGTCGACGGTCTGATTGGCGCCCGTCTGGGAACCAACGCCAAAGGGGTGGAGATCGTCGACCTCGCCGTCAATCCGGCATCGCAGGCGGTCTACATGGCGGTCCGCAAGCAGGACGACAAGAGCTACGCCATTTTGCATGTCGACGGCTCGGGCCAGCTGAAAGAACTCGACCTGGGCGACCAGACCCGCTACGCCCGGTTGAAGCTCGACGGCGGCTCGGCGCCGATCACCAGCATTACCGATGTCGCCTGGGCCGACGGCCGTCTGGTCGCTGCCGGCCGGGCGAACGACGCCTTTGCTTCCAAAATTTTCAGTGTGTACGGTCCGCTGGACA is part of the Lignipirellula cremea genome and encodes:
- a CDS encoding transposase, giving the protein MWCNTEDADYCRDQLQFPDCSILLCVERVVVERGTETLRDVRYFVSSLDADTVTPQQLLGWVRGHWSVENNLHFVKDRWWDEDRHYLRRPGLAERMATLTSCALAFVQLVAQTADRGLRRQADLFAWRPQTALHQLGFK
- a CDS encoding serine/threonine protein kinase, which codes for MKSNTLTSLIDGCPADDVLVAFKNGGVDEPDLDSIAGHLDTCEVCLSKLDTLPEWPVVSAIRHGWEVLETERARGLGVFEMEIAAAENLGSPTVALEDLPTQIGSYRILGLLGKGGMGRVYRAVHDYLETPVALKVLNTRNKDDSGKERFLMEMRAIGKVDSPYVVRAAHAGVENNEFYIAMELVEGFDLGVTARCIGRLPVADACEIMRQTALGLAAIHKENLIHRDIKPNNLLLASDGKIKILDLGLARWSPEAQRDHGLTSANVLLGTFDYMSPEQAEGKGVQASCDLYSLGCTFYHLLAGRPPFATRAYVSMQQKLRGHCFDLPEDLRKISKTIPSEVAELVARLLAKDPGQRPASAAEVAALLAPWTEKSDLVGLASRVTDRRGPRANDDTPISLQVEGTCVEPLPAPVSVASKTATRGIVALLIAAVLLAAGGGSFLLYSGRKQADPPAAPPGADLPTINQLASAPLLDVSSGGPALKAPKPVEEPVSIGQTPSMFYEDLAPEEVIPGLRYTLLNREPERLYWVQDATSSVHHDPLRKSLAAQCTDLGLLSLGSVSTPSYTLRFDLYQPKWTGGFGVFWGYQECIYDDQPSHTFHRLDVRLVGLDEQGNRRYALVRARVFAVPNARADIDLVAETSGGGEIVVERGKTAEIELKIGATGLIAFRCSGEPLKSICETEINKEYTAESNMGKFGVYLILSNVSVPYASIVVDETFLPQGRPTLVDAALDTKEEPATP